Below is a window of Trichosurus vulpecula isolate mTriVul1 chromosome 4, mTriVul1.pri, whole genome shotgun sequence DNA.
CGCATGGTGTTTTGGTTGGGGGCGGGAAGGGAATGCACCAGGTCCCGGATGAGGCAGCTCCGCTGGGCCTGATCCTGGAGttctggggtgaggggagaaagaaCTCAGTCAAGGGAGTCTGGGCTGGAAAGTGTTCTCTGTCTGGTGCAAGGAAGAGCTGAATTCCCACCCTCAGCTGAGTCAAATCTTTCCTTCTACAGCATCCTCCTGACGTTTAGAggatggggttggggaaggcatTCTTGAGAAACCCAGAGGGGACGAAAGAAGCTGCCTgtggtggcatagtggaaagaatgctgaacttgggtGTCAAcagggaactgggttcaaatcccacctctgataattACAAGCTATGGGACTTTAAGCAAGCCACTTAgcctcctgagcctcagtttctctagctataaaatggagataatattaccCATAGCACTTGGctcacaaatgagataatgtacatgaagctttttgcaaactttacaatGCTCTAGAAATGTCGGTATTTATTGATAAAGGAGCCGCCCTTCCTTTCCCAGGGAGACACCTGATGGGATTGCGACCATTTAGatcattccatctctccattCCTGTCTTTTCCCTATAAGCTCAATGTCACCACCACTGCCCCCCAGGCCTCATCTCTCACTGATGGCTGCGATGAACTGGCGGAagtaagagaaggggaagaggggctCAGGCAGCTCCCGGAAGAAGAGCTTCAATGCTCCGGTAATGACGTGGACGTCCTCCCATCGCCCGTCATCCAGGTCCAGCCGCTCatctgaaggaggaagagaagagaggagtggGAGTGAGGGGAGCTGGCTCGAGTCCTCTCTCCCCAGCCGTcattgggagaggggaaagaggggggaaggaTGCCTTGGGCAAGGAGGGAAGAGGCCCTGGGGCCCAGGGAATCCAAACAAGGCCTTGGCTAAGTTTGACAGAATTGACAGGACCTCAGATTCCATGGGGCAGGTGTGAGGGATTTTTCATAGCTCTCTCAGCCAAGGGAATCTCCCTCACAACTCAGCCTTCTCATATGTCTGGAGACTGGCCTGGATCCAGCTATTTCCTGGCAAAGGACTATGagaaaggggtagctaggtggtgctgtggaagtcaggaggacctgaattcaaattccacctcagacactagctgtgtgaccctgggcaagtcacttaaccctgattgcctccaaaagcgagggggggggaaagagaggacTATGGGAACTCCAGGGACAAGGCCTCATAATGAAGGGTTCCTCTACTCTATGAGCCATAGAACCTAATAGAAAATACTTCCCCACCGTCCCACCTGCAATGTGGGTGTCTTAGTACATTCTTTAGCTTAAAAGAAACAAGACGACTCAGGCAGACTCACCATGGTCCACTTTGTAACGAAGTTTCTGGATGGTGGCCAGATTCCCACTGATGCGGTACAATCCATCAATGTCCAACCCTAGCAGAGTTGAAAGAGAAGCTGGCTTCCACTTCTTCCAGGAAGCCCTCCTGGATTCACTGGGGACAGAAGAGACacaactccccttcccccactaccACCTCTCACCCCAAAGCGATATCTTTATCTACTCTCAACAAGTCATGTATTTATCTTCTGATTTGACTCAACCTTCCTTGTCCAGCGCTTGCTCCGCTGTCTCTCTGTCCTCCCCTTGTCTCTATAAAGTGCATGGTCTCATTTTTCATAAGGAGCAGTTAATGATGAAAAGGGCATTATGTCTAACTGCATCTGTATTTCAGATCaggtctccccacccccaactccacaCTTCCCAAAAGAGCAGGGCTTTTGCTCTGTTCTCCTGGCTCAGTATAGGACCTCACCTAGTACCCAGTTCAATAAAGAGTCATGGTGAGGTGGAAGAGAAGTCTGAGCCTAGAGggcaaggaggaggggagagaatcagATTAACGGTGACTAGGAGGCTCCTTGtaccccagccccaccccatgTCCTCCCTAGGCTTGAGGAGCTCCCCTCTTGGGAATGGGGGACAAGAACAGTTCCTAGTGCCCACGTACCCCGAGCCTCCACTGTCCGGATACACTGCTGCACGAAGCGGGGTATGAGGCTGTTCTCTCGCTCACATAATGTAGACAACGCGCAGCCAAACACCTGGTCTGAAAGGGCAGACGGGAGAACCAGAGCTCAAGTACCATGAAGGCTGCCTCCAGATGCCCCCTCCCCGGCATTCAGAAAACAGAGATCCAGGGTGGGGCAGGGTATAGAACAAAATACACATAGCTGACTACTGGGCTATATACAGACATGACAAGAGAGACTCAGAGAAACCTAGGCAGACAATGCAGAGTGAAACGGGCAAACTGAGAACAATTTATCCTGGAATTTATTGCACAGAAAGTGGTTTGGCAAGATTGAAAACCTCTGGTCAATGCAACGGCCagctatgattccagaggactgatgatgaagcatgcagcccgcctcctgacagagaggtgatgggctcaGGGTGAAGGCGAAATAGACATTTTGGGACATGACCAATGGGTAACTCATTTGTttttactatgcatatttgttacatgggttttctttttcttttttcctatgggtgggaggaggtgaaagagagagaaaatacttcCAAAAAATCCAATGATACATAGATCCATACTATCCATCATGCCTCTCATCCTCTCTGTTGTATGTGCAtgctcaaacacacacacacacacaaaaccacacacacaacatacacatacaacacacacacacacacacatatacacccccTACCTTTGATGTAGCCCTTATCTCGAAGAGACTGCAGGGTTGGTCTCCTCAATAAGAATTTTCGGAGTTTGTGCCGAACCTTGTTGGAGTCATTCTCAGGACCCATGGGACTCACTGTGGGTGGCAAGCCCAGCATCCATTAGGGGAGCTACTTGAGAGCCCAGGACTGTAGGTACCAAATAACCTTCAAAGAGAACTTCTTCATCCTAGATAAGGTTGCTCAGAGATTTCTCTCCAACCTTACCACTGagatggagtggggagaagacTTCCCTGCCCTGTGATGGAagtctcctttcttccccctcccccaccccaatatctCCCACCACCTCCCAGTTCCTAGTCCTACTTACTAGgatgtttcttttcctcttctttctcccttccacctcccagCCGCTCAATGGACCCAAAGTCAGCACTATTTTCACTGTCAGTCTCAGGGTAGGCATCTGTGGACTAGAGTCATAAAATTTCGGAGTTGGAAGAGGCCCTCTTTTCAAATCTCATTTCCCCAAAATAGGAATCCCATGTATAGCATTCCTGATAGGTCCTCCTCTGGGGTCTGATCTGCTTGAACACTCACAGTGATGGGGGCTCACTGTCTCATAAGATAAACTTCCAGCATTGGACAATGGAGAGTTTCTCCTTTTATCAAGGTGAAATCTACCTTCCTATAAATTTGAAAGGTAGCATGGGGTAGCACAATAGTTCTCAAATATTTTGGGCTCAGGACCCCTTTAAATAActtttaaggggcagctaggtggtgcagtgagtagagcactggccctggagtcaggaggacctgagttcaaatctggactcagacacttgacacacttactagctgtgtgaccttgggcaagtcacttaaccctaactgccctgccttcccctctgcaagaaaaaaaaataacttttaaaaattgacgATCccaaaaaggttttgttttgtgaattatatctatagatatctactatattagaaattagaACATAAATTTGAAAGGTAGCATGCATAATAGTTCTCAAATATTTTGGGCTTAAGACCCCTTTCAAAAATTTAGGATCCCAAAGTGCTTTTGTtttgtgaaatatatatatatatatatagatatctactatattagaaattaaaacatcgtaatattatataaaattgcttTGACCTCACAGACCCCCAAAAAGGTTTTGGGGATCCCCAGAGATCTCAGAATTGTACTTTGGGAACAACTGGTTTGATGGAAAAGGCACTAGACTtgggagtcaagaggatctgtgttcaaatcccacattagacacttagcagctgtgtgaccctgggcaagttgttaattcaacctctctgtgcctaagttttcttatctgaaaaatgggagggAATTGACCTCGATGGCCTtgaagatcctttccagctctaaatcaatgatcttatTATACACTGTTGGCTCATATCAAGTTTGCAGTCTATTCGTACCTCTAAAGCAggtctgtgtcatggacccctttggctggctggtgaagcctgtggactccttctcagaaggatgtttttttaaataaaataagatacataaggctatgaaggaaaccaataatattgaaataaagatgtaaaattTTTCCTGTCCAGGCTTATAGACTCCTttaaaatctatccatagaccttgaattaagaactcctgttctttAGATGTTTTTTCTCATAAACAACTGTTAAGTCAGAACTTCCCTATCCTGTATCTGTACAGTTGATTATTTTAAACCCAAGTGTGGGATTTTATGTTTTGATGCTTTGATGGACCAGTGATCTCGTCAATGTGGGTCCTCCCTCCAGTTGTACAAATCATAGCCCACCCGTGACTTACCATTTTGAATCTTTCTTATCCACATCCTCCCATGAGTGTTCTACAGGGGGTCCCTCCCCTGGTGTTGGGGGTTTTCCTCCAGATCGCTTAACATTTTGTGGACCACACAGTCAATGAGATCTCCTTTCCTCTGGATAAATGACCACCCGACCTCctcttatggtcacacagctttgtGATGATATTTTTTACACTGCTTCTCCAGCACAATTTTATCACTGGTGGATGTTATGTTGCCTGGTCACTGTgaccctcattttatatttatccctattaaatttcatattgTTAGTTCTCTGGCCCATAGAGCCAGACCatgtaaatacttttttttggaggggggaaggcagggcaattggggttaagtgacttgctcaaggtcacacagctagtaagtgtgtcaagtgtctgaggctggatttgaactcaggttctcctgactccagggctggtgttctactcactgtgccatgtagctgcccctgtGTAAATACTTTTAAATCCTGATTCTGGTGCCTGAGCTTACCTCTCCTTCTCACATTTGTACCATCCACAAAATTAGTAAGTCTAACTCTAGCTTCAGTAACCCCTTTCACAGAGACTTGGGTTTATCACTCTATCTTTAATCAGTAATAAAATCTTAAAGAGAGTAGCAATAAAACTGTCATCTAGAGACTGTTAACTGGTACACCAGGAGAAAGACTTGGGGAAAAAAGTCAAAGGACTAAAGGAACTTCTTTCCTGAGAGACTTCGAAACCTTTGAGAAAGACAAAAGAGGTATTTCTTGAAAGAAATTTGTCTTAGGTTGTTGAGAAAGTACCCCAAAAGAGAATTCTTAAGAGACTCTTACTGACATTCTGAGAGGGCACCATAGTGGGGCTGGCTTTCCAGAGTTGAGGAGAAGTCAGCAGTTGTAGTTGAGGGTTAGAGGTGACTGGCTATTATCTTTCTTACTGTgatatattatttaaatatatctttCTATTGTTATACTATTAATAAATTGTATAGCCAGTAACAATTATGTTTATTTAATCCTATAGAATTGGGGAGGGTGGGGttctgagaaagggaaaagaaaaaaagtttatgaGAAAAGAGGTTTCCTTGGTTTAGTAAACTGGTCAGAGATAATTGGCTAATAAATGAAAGTCTTGTATTCCTACTGATTTATGAGGAAATATCAGAATACATCTTGATTTCTTTAGAACTTAAGATGAGAATAAGGTGACAATTTAGAGCTAGCTGCCTGGAAGTGGAGGTCTGGTGTGATTGTCACTAGGCTgcatgagggagagggaggtaaTTATTTCTAAAAACCTGCTATATAAGTGTGTCATTTACATctttaattcttaatttttaaaatgcagataagctattaaaatacaaaaataacaataaagtcAAATAGGACAACGCAAAAATCAGAGCCTATGGCAGACCACTAAAGAACAACTCTCCTCACCCCTGTCCAGAGTGACATCAATCCCTTAATCAACATTTTTAGGTATGGGAAACCATCCACCATGCTATAGAAGACACAGTCAGGGCTGTTGTTGCCTCCATCTTAACCCTGCTGGGGATCAGGTCTCAATTCTGAGGGAcctaggtgggtgggtgggtggataggTGCTGAGggccttccttttcttctctgttaaaCTGAGGGGTTTGAAGTAGCTGATCCCTGTGGTCCTTCCCAACTCCTGATTCTGACTATGAATGACTTCccttatcacacacacacagcaacaTAATCCagcagaaggaaaaataggatttctctccttcttctacaGTGATAGCAAATTATCTAATCTAGGTCAAGACTGTGAGTATTGGCTCCCAGTCCCAAGGACAGGCTTGATCTCAGCTGAAAGTTGGGCCCATTCCATCCATGAACACTGGTCCCTTTCCTCCCATCCCAAACCATGCCTCCCCACAATGAATATTGTTACCTGCTCCCGGATTCCCTGACTGATAGCCTTGTACCACGTCCCAATAATGGGCTCTGAGTCATGCTGAATCAGGTACTCAGAGCCATCTCGGCTCTGGAGCTGGAAcggcaaaacatttccacataatTCAGTAAGGCATTTATGATCAGAAGAGGGAAGGCCCTGATCTGAGCTGAATTTCCCCACCCTGGCCTGATGTattcatttactaagtgcctactatatgcaagggtCATTTAAATCTTTGTCCAAgttcttgattaaaaaaatgtcTAACAGGACAAGACAGACTACGGAGTCCTATGGATAGCATGCCACCCAAGCCACCACCTCCCACTATGTGGTGATAGTAATTCATTAATCATTAACTGTATTACATCATAAGACTGTATTATCCATTGTGGATATAAAAATAGAGATGTACTCAGagagtttatgatcaaacaaaggaaaacacacctacacaattatgaaacaacaGGGAGTAAGGTaaatagagcaatttggagcaaTTCACAGGAGCACAGAAGCACAGATAGAAAGATAGCAGGGACCTTGGAGGCTGTTTAGTCTGACATGACCCACAGGCAAGGTTTACTGAGACACCTgcagaggggagagctgacttTCAGCCTGGGGTGAGTGTGGGCAGGGCAAGTCAGGCAAGGCTTCATGGCACCCAAGTtaagtggggaagagagagaggagaaggagggtcCATTCTAGGCAGGGAATACTTCAAAAGCAAAGGCATAGAAGATGGAGAAGACAAGATCGGTGAGATGAATATGGGGGCTAGAGTGATTGGTTGTTCTAGTTTAACTAGAATACAACCATGAAGGGGAGGAATAAAAGGTTTGAGGTGGGGTCTTCAATTATGGAAACCTCAAATATTAGGGGCTATACACAAAAGTTTATAATTAAATTTTGTAGACAGTGGGGAACTATGGGAGAGGGACATACCTAACCATGTCCCTCCCCAGTTTTCAAGATCCTGCAGTGGGACATGCCTCCTATCTCTTGGCAGAAAGGGACTAGATGTGCATACATTTTCCAGGCATGCCCaatatgtgaatttgttttgtctgactgtacttatttgttacaagagaggacttttattttggagaggggagggtggagtggggaagagtTGGTAGATAATGGTAGtgatgtaaaaaatatatatataatataaattatataatatataatataatgataataaataaataaataaaatctaaaaagaagaaaaagagaagtattaatggaaaaaaattaatctacAGAAGGGAACGGAAGGAAATTCAAAGAGGATGTAGAGATATAGGGCAGTTTTGTGACTATCTTGTTAAATTGAATATACACTTTGGAAAAGCTGCATAAAAGTTCCCAGTTTCATAAAtactcctcttttcttcttcatctattgaagtgtttgtgtttgttgaCATTTGTTAAGTTTACATGAAAAGGCACTGCCCCCTTTCATCCAAATATTATATCTGCCAAAAGGGGCAGAAAAAGGACATTTGTGAGAAAAGTGTCTTAAGACAGTTCTGAGGACCTAGGAAAAACTGCCCTTCACGTGAATATGCTAAGAGGACTTGTTTTAAGGCAGCTTCAGTTATCACAAGTAGAGATTAAAGGTGGGGATGGTTGCAAGGCATTGTGGTCCATCAGTTTGTTTAcatatgactgctttcagaggtTTGAAGGACATTGTTGAGAAACTAAAGCAAAGAAGTGTTTGGGAGCTATTGAAAAATCTATATACTGACTGTGCAAGCCATACCTGATAgatagggttttttgtttttcgaTCCAAGTTAAAGATGGGCTCCTACTCATAAAAAGGATCTGATCTGAGGCATCAGAAGCTATCGGGTGAGAGAAGGGTCCCAGGGTCCTCACCTGTAGCACATTCTTCTTGCTAGACTTGTCCTTGGCGGCCCAGTTGAGGGTGGCTCCTCGGAGGTCTACGGTGTACTCTGGAGTAGATAAGGTGGATGGCTGTCTCTgcaagaaatggggaggaaatatCTTCATTGAGCTCTCATTCTTCTTATCCCCTTCATTTCCCCAACTCGGATGAAACTTCCAAAGCCAGAGAACAAGAAAGAATCTGGCAACTGCCATGTTCAGTCTGAGAAGAGAGATCAAACACCCAGGATTCCTTGAGTGTCTGGGAGGGATTCTGACCTTGGGGGAATGAGAAGCTTTTTGTTTGTGGTTACTCTTTAAGTATAACTTATCCTCAGCCCCCTAACCCTCCCCCCACAACAGCatatgttttgttgttctttagtcatgtctgattcttcttgaccccatttggggttttcttggcaaagatactggagttctttgccattgccttctccagcacattttatagatgaagaaactgagacaaacagggttgtgacttgcccggtggcacaaagctagtaagtgtctaaggccagatttggaactcaggaagatgagtgttcctgactccaggcctgcaccacctggctgtcccaATAGTATATGTACTGGAATGCAAGGAGAATGGGTCACACAGtaataggatcattgatttaaagatggaagggacatTAAAGATCACTAgattcaacccctttatttttacagatgaggaaatgaaggcaccaagaggttaagtgacttgtacaaggttgtacagctagtaagtatctgtcttgggcaggatctgaacctcggttttcctgactccatgttcagTACACTATAATGAGGGGCTCTTAACTTGGAGAttgtaatctttaaaaaaaacccttttttgataactgtattttaatctgattggttccctttgtaattCTAGGTATTTCATATGATGCATTTacaaaaagcattattctgaggagagATCTTTATCCAACTGCTAAGGGGG
It encodes the following:
- the ARHGAP27 gene encoding rho GTPase-activating protein 27 isoform X2 gives rise to the protein MQTELAPCSPMDQRPPTPEADYPEELTCYPDEDYSPGSSYTDASLGSPAPGQTTDPYIPPGWSCHITPDGHLLYTNLYTQEQWMRSEDEQGKPYFYNPSDSTTQWELPQVPVTGQRHQSSGSKSSQSSDSLTPSSPPEEKSKTLDKAGVLHRTKTVDKGKRLRKKNWSPSWTVLEGGILTFFKESKASIAGGLRQPSTLSTPEYTVDLRGATLNWAAKDKSSKKNVLQLQSRDGSEYLIQHDSEPIIGTWYKAISQGIREQSTDAYPETDSENSADFGSIERLGGGREKEEEKKHPMSPMGPENDSNKVRHKLRKFLLRRPTLQSLRDKGYIKDQVFGCALSTLCERENSLIPRFVQQCIRTVEARGLDIDGLYRISGNLATIQKLRYKVDHDERLDLDDGRWEDVHVITGALKLFFRELPEPLFPFSYFRQFIAAIKLQDQAQRSCLIRDLVHSLPAPNQNTMRVLFQHLCRVIEQKEKNRMSVQSVAIVFGPTLLRPEFEEGNMPMTMVFQNQVVELILQQCRDIFPPC